The following proteins come from a genomic window of Triticum aestivum cultivar Chinese Spring chromosome 6A, IWGSC CS RefSeq v2.1, whole genome shotgun sequence:
- the LOC123128355 gene encoding pentatricopeptide repeat-containing protein PPR5 homolog, chloroplastic, which yields MLAYPSTSAPPWPQRHPAAASPRRVAVAAAPAGAPARGKRRRAGAGEAEADPAAEAAELVRFFLRKTDGGKDRLVSVLDRHVKVVRTEHCFLLFEELGRRDGWVQCLEIFRWMQKQRWYVADNGIYSKLISVMGRKGQIRMAMWLFSQMRNSGCKPDTSVYNSLIGAHLHSRDKSKALVKALGYFDKMKGMERCQPNIVTYNILLRACARASDTKQVDILFKDLDESIVSPDIYTYNGVIDGYGKNGMITEMESVLVRMKSKQCRPDVITFNILIDSYGRKQTFDKMEQVFKSLLRSKERPTHPTFNSMITNYGKARLREKAESVLEKMGELGFKPNYVTQECLINMYAYCDCVSKAQQIFDELVSSQSTVPLSSLNAMLDAYCMNRLPMEADRLLDSAIEKGVVPSASTYKLLYKAYTRANDKMLVQKLLQRMNKQGIVPNKKFFLDALEAFGTSANKPRRVQTSNSARESSSDSANNSEMASSSKPVSSTLEAVGASEKKIRILPNSNSASKPDAGSESSSEIATSSKPELSFSRVAS from the exons ATGCTCGCCTACCCAAGCACGTCGGCCCCGCCGTGGCCGCAGCGCCACCCGGCCGCCGCTTCCCCGCGCCGCGTCGCGGTGGCGGCCGCACCCGCGGGTGCGCCGGCCAGGGgcaagcggcggcgggcgggcgccGGGGAGGCGGAGGCCGACCCGGCCGCCGAGGCCGCGGAGCTGGTGCGGTTCTTCCTGCGCAAGACCGACGGCGGCAAGGACCGGCTGGTGTCCGTGCTGGACCGCCACGTCAAGGTGGTCCGCACCGAGCACTGCTTCCTCCTCTTCGAGGAGCTCGGCCGCCGCGACGGCTGGGTCCAGTGCCTCGAG ATTTTCAGGTGGATGCAGAAGCAGCGGTGGTACGTCGCAGACAACGGCATCTATTCCAAGCTGATATCTGTGATGGGAAGGAAGGGGCAGATACGGATGGCCATGTGGCTCTTCTCTCAGATGCGCAACAGCGGGTGCAAGCCGGACACTTCGGTGTACAATTCCCTTATCGGTGCGCATCTGCATTCGCGGGACAAGAGTAAGGCTTTGGTGAAAGCTCTCGGCTATTTTGACAAGATGAAGGGCATGGAGAGATGCCAGCCGAATATCGTGACGTACAACATCCTCTTGAGGGCGTGTGCTCGGGCTAGTGACACGAAGCAGGTGGACATCCTTTTCAAGGATCTGGATGAAAGCATAGTCTCTCCAGATATCTACACATACAATGGAGTGATCGACGGATATGGGAAGAATGGCATGATTACAGAGATGGAGTCTGTATTGGTGCGGATGAAAAGCAAGCAGTGCCGCCCAGATGTGATCACATTCAACATACTCATAGATTCGTATGGGCGAAAGCAGACATTCGACAAGATGGAGCAGGTGTTCAAGAGTTTATTGAGGTCCAAGGAGAGACCTACCCACCCGACGTTTAATTCCATGATAACAAACTATGGGAAAGCAAGGCTTAGAGAGAAAGCTGAGTCTGTACTTGAGAAGATGGGAGAATTGGGATTCAAACCGAATTATGTGACGCAAGAGTGTCTCATCAATATGTACGCGTATTGTGATTGCGTCTCAAAGGCCCAGCAGATATTTGATGAGCTCGTAAGCTCACAAAGTACTGTTCCCCTATCTTCATTGAATGCCATGCTTGATGCCTACTGCATGAACCGCTTGCCTATGGAAGCAGATCGGCTGTTGGATAGTGCGATTGAGAAAGGTGTAGTGCCCAGTGCTTCCACATATAAGCTGCTTTACAAGGCCTACACCAGGGCAAACGATAAGATGCTTGTCCAGAAGCTGCTCCAGCGAATGAATAAGCAGGGTATTGTTCCGAATAAAAAGTTCTTCCTTGATGCTCTGGAAGCATTTGGTACCTCCGCCAATAAACCCAGGAGGGTACAAACCTCAAACTCTGCAAGAGAGTCAAGTAGTGATTCTGCAAACAATTCGGAAATGGCTAGTTCAAGCAAGCCAGTGTCAAGTACTTTGGAAGCAGTTGGCGCTTCCGAGAAAAAAATCAGGATATTACCCAATTCAAACTCTGCAAGCAAGCCAGATGCAGGTTCTGAAAGCAGTTCAGAAATAGCTACATCAAGCAAGCCAGAGCTAAGCTTTTCGCGAGTAGCTTCTTGA